In Phycisphaerae bacterium, the following proteins share a genomic window:
- the fusA gene encoding elongation factor G, giving the protein MNRLKQLRNIGIMAHIDAGKTTVTERILYYTGKTYKMGEVHDGTAVMDYLEEEQKRGITITSAATKCPWKDFEINLIDTPGHIDFTAEVERSLRVLDGAVAVFDGSEGVQAQSETVWRQGQKYVLSCLCFVNKMDKVGADFEMTVKSIRDKLLANPVCVQLPIGAEDSFRGIIDLIKMQAIFYKTEELGATFEEAEIPDELRQTAEQHRKEMIEHAAEYDEALMDAYVHDKPVDAEMINKAIRKGTIANKLHPVFVGSALKYIGVQKLLDGVVAYLPSPLDRPDIIVHKGDGKGKDKDKEISIKCDRKASLVALAFKITSDSHGDLYFLRIYQGTLKSGTRVLNVNRDKKENITRIFEMHAGERKILDSTVAGDIVAVVGLKETLTGDTICDPKHPVCLPSITFPETVISMSIEPKSGTETAKLSKALADLRREDPTFECKIDSETGQTIIRGMGELHLEILQHKLVREKGVHIRVGKPKVAYKEAITRLSKAEGKFVRQTGGHGQYGHVVLTVEPLLTEEGHCSNDIEFVSKIVSNAVPREFIPAVERGVRDAMSNGVLAGFPVVGIKVALIDGSFHSVDSSDLAFEQAAKIAVEKACKEAEPVLLEPVMRLQIIVPEANFGAIQGNLLGKRGVITDCRLHGNMRIIDAKVPLAEMFGYSSEIRSATAGRGTFTMEPLSYERVPEQIAKQVIL; this is encoded by the coding sequence ATGAACAGATTGAAACAATTACGTAATATCGGGATTATGGCTCATATCGATGCCGGCAAAACGACGGTAACCGAGCGCATACTCTATTATACAGGCAAAACCTACAAGATGGGGGAAGTCCACGACGGCACCGCAGTTATGGATTATCTGGAAGAGGAGCAGAAAAGGGGCATTACTATAACCAGCGCCGCGACAAAGTGTCCCTGGAAGGATTTTGAGATTAACCTTATTGATACGCCGGGGCACATTGATTTTACTGCTGAGGTTGAGCGGTCCCTGCGTGTTCTCGATGGTGCTGTAGCAGTGTTTGACGGCAGTGAAGGCGTTCAGGCGCAAAGCGAAACCGTCTGGAGACAGGGACAGAAATACGTCCTGTCTTGTCTTTGCTTTGTGAATAAGATGGACAAAGTCGGCGCCGACTTCGAGATGACCGTCAAAAGCATTCGCGATAAACTCTTAGCCAATCCTGTTTGTGTGCAGCTGCCTATCGGTGCAGAAGATTCTTTTAGAGGAATAATAGACCTTATAAAGATGCAGGCTATTTTCTACAAGACCGAAGAATTGGGGGCGACCTTTGAAGAAGCTGAAATTCCCGACGAATTGCGGCAAACCGCAGAGCAGCACAGAAAAGAGATGATTGAACACGCAGCTGAGTACGATGAGGCTCTGATGGATGCTTACGTTCACGATAAGCCGGTCGATGCTGAGATGATAAATAAAGCGATTAGAAAAGGAACCATAGCCAACAAACTTCATCCGGTATTTGTCGGTTCAGCCCTGAAGTATATCGGCGTGCAAAAGCTGCTCGATGGCGTTGTGGCGTATTTACCTTCGCCGCTGGACAGACCTGATATAATCGTGCACAAAGGGGATGGTAAAGGTAAAGACAAGGACAAAGAAATATCAATTAAATGCGACCGAAAGGCCAGTCTTGTAGCTCTGGCATTTAAGATTACCAGTGATTCGCACGGTGATTTATACTTTCTAAGGATTTATCAGGGGACATTAAAGTCCGGCACGAGGGTCTTAAATGTAAACCGCGACAAAAAAGAGAATATTACCAGGATATTCGAGATGCACGCCGGCGAGCGAAAAATTCTGGACTCAACCGTCGCCGGGGACATTGTCGCAGTGGTTGGGTTAAAAGAAACGCTTACGGGCGATACGATTTGCGACCCTAAACATCCGGTTTGCCTGCCGAGTATTACATTTCCTGAAACGGTTATCAGTATGTCGATAGAGCCCAAAAGCGGCACAGAGACGGCAAAATTGTCGAAAGCTCTGGCGGATTTGAGGCGTGAAGACCCGACTTTCGAGTGTAAAATAGACAGCGAAACAGGCCAGACAATCATCCGCGGAATGGGCGAGCTGCATTTGGAAATACTCCAGCATAAACTGGTAAGGGAGAAGGGGGTTCATATCAGGGTCGGCAAGCCAAAGGTCGCATATAAAGAAGCTATTACCAGGTTATCTAAGGCAGAAGGAAAGTTTGTACGTCAAACAGGCGGTCATGGCCAATATGGACATGTGGTTTTGACGGTTGAGCCTCTGTTGACTGAGGAGGGGCATTGTAGCAATGATATTGAATTTGTGAGCAAGATAGTTTCCAATGCGGTGCCGAGAGAATTCATTCCCGCAGTGGAAAGGGGGGTTAGAGACGCTATGAGCAATGGTGTGCTGGCAGGTTTTCCTGTTGTGGGTATCAAAGTTGCTCTTATTGACGGTTCGTTTCATTCGGTTGATTCTTCGGATTTGGCTTTTGAGCAGGCTGCCAAAATAGCGGTGGAAAAGGCGTGCAAAGAGGCGGAGCCGGTTTTGCTTGAGCCGGTAATGCGGCTCCAAATAATAGTGCCGGAGGCCAATTTTGGGGCAATACAGGGCAATTTGCTCGGGAAAAGGGGGGTAATTACGGATTGTCGGCTACATGGAAATATGCGGATAATCGATGCCAAAGTGCCTTTGGCTGAAATGTTTGGATATTCCAGCGAAATTAGGAGTGCCACAGCCGGCCGCGGGACCTTTACTATGGAGCCGTTGAGCTATGAAAGAGTGCCGGAGCAGATTGCCAAGCAGGTTATTTTATAA
- the rpsG gene encoding 30S ribosomal protein S7: protein MAGKFTASGQQLKPDPVYKSKLVSKFINSLMWDGKKSVAQRAFYDAMEIIRRSPLVTGGSGEGATGQKTELEVFETAINNVKPLLEVRSKRIGGASYQIPMQVKPSRQQSLAFRWIIQSTRGKKGSAICQRLATELMEAYDRRGGAMTTRDNVHKMAEANKAFAHFAW from the coding sequence ATGGCAGGAAAATTTACAGCTTCGGGTCAGCAGTTAAAGCCGGACCCAGTGTATAAGAGCAAATTAGTATCGAAGTTTATTAACAGTTTGATGTGGGACGGCAAAAAAAGCGTAGCACAAAGAGCTTTTTATGATGCTATGGAAATAATTCGCCGCTCACCGCTGGTCACCGGCGGCTCGGGCGAAGGGGCAACCGGTCAGAAAACCGAGCTGGAGGTGTTCGAGACAGCTATTAATAATGTGAAGCCGTTACTTGAAGTTCGCAGCAAACGTATCGGCGGGGCCAGTTATCAAATTCCGATGCAGGTAAAACCCAGCCGCCAGCAGTCGCTTGCGTTTCGGTGGATAATACAATCGACCAGGGGCAAAAAAGGCTCCGCTATATGTCAGCGGCTGGCCACTGAACTGATGGAAGCTTATGACAGGCGCGGCGGTGCAATGACCACCCGAGATAATGTGCACAAGATGGCTGAGGCCAACAAGGCATTTGCTCATTTCGCCTGGTAA
- the rpsL gene encoding 30S ribosomal protein S12, translating into MPTINQLVKRSRAKSKGRKRVSEISGSPQKRGVCLIVRTQTPKKPNSALRKIARVRLTDGKEVTAYIPGIDHNLQEHSTVVIRGGRVRDLPGVRYHIVRGVLDCAGVANRKQGRSKYGAKTPK; encoded by the coding sequence ATGCCTACTATAAACCAGTTGGTCAAACGGTCGAGAGCGAAATCTAAGGGCCGAAAGAGAGTATCTGAAATCAGCGGAAGCCCTCAGAAAAGAGGCGTGTGCCTGATTGTAAGAACTCAAACGCCCAAAAAGCCGAACTCTGCTTTGCGGAAAATCGCCCGTGTCAGATTGACCGATGGCAAGGAGGTTACAGCTTATATACCCGGTATCGACCACAACCTGCAGGAGCACAGCACAGTTGTAATTCGCGGAGGCCGAGTCAGGGATTTGCCGGGTGTTCGGTATCATATTGTTCGCGGCGTGCTTGACTGTGCCGGCGTGGCGAACCGCAAACAGGGCAGAAGTAAATACGGGGCAAAAACGCCGAAATAG
- the rpoC gene encoding DNA-directed RNA polymerase subunit beta' encodes MLGNIYDRINDYGLVKISLASPNDIRSWSFGEVRKPETINYRTYRPEKDGLFCERIFGPERDWECACGKYKGTKFKGIICDRCGVKVTHSRVRRKRMGHINLAAPVVHIWFFKAIPNHLSTLLAMKALDLEKIIYFQDYVVTDAGQSPLKLGQLLSEEEYREALNKYGNAFKALMGAEAIKALLTNLDLEALSNELRAAVVKTNSNQKIKDLTKRLKVVNAIRSSSNKQEWMVLEVVPVIPPDLRPLVLLESGNFATSDLNDLYRRIINRNNRLKKLIDLNAPEVIIRNEKRMLQQAVDSLLDNSRCRRPVLGSNSRPLKSLTDMIKGKQGRFRENLLGKRVDYSARSVIVVGPNLKLYQCGLPKKIALELYQPFIIRKLKQHGLADTIKSAKRIIERRDEQVWDILEEAIHQHPVLLNRAPTLHRMGIQAFEPILVEGNAIMLHPLACRGFNADFDGDQMAVHLPLSVEAQAESHTLMMPTSNIFSPANGSPMLGPSQDMVMGNYYLTSISPGQKGQGMAFRNTFEAMMAYEMGKIALHSIISVKVNKPVKGSEGVVLKKDSKHKQSKTQKEAVPETKAGEGLSGQIIETTVGRCIFNDILPDEMPFYNTTMSQGTLSRVISDCFEFAGSAQTVNLLDKIKDVGFKHATLGGLSFGLTDLKIPVKKQEIIDETEKKVSKIQTNYNNGVLTEGERYNQVIDAWTHARVAVTGEMMRALREDKKEDGSPYLNPIYLMSDSGARGSVDQIQQLAGMRALMANPSGEIIETPIKSNFREGLTVLEYFSSTHGARKGLADTALKTANSGYLTRKLIDVAQNVIVTERDCGTLQGITKSAISRGEQVDIPLTQLIVGRTARDNIRNPITDEMIVRENEVITPKAAAKIEALGLDAIRVRSPLTCDSTFGICAKCYGWDMSTSHLVEEGSAVGIIAAQSIGEPGTQLTLRTFHTGGIAARAILESGQKAGFEGKVEFRNLGVVEDPLDSSRTSSKDEASSKEKKPVRSKGVVLKRSGELAILDQKDRELEKYKVPYGALMHIDDGQDCAVGKLLFSWDPHRTPILAEVSGQIAFVDIIEGETVRLEEERKGQLGGKRVVIEHKGDTHPQVIIEDADGKILDVHYLPAGARIEVDEGQRVQAGQLLAHQPRAAAGTQDITGGLPRVTEVFEARKPKDPAAMAEISGRVELRSDKRKGKMTVIVRGAESGMEKEHHIPRDRHLNVHAGDMAEAGDPLTDGPLVPHDILRIKGEEALQRYLIAEIQNVYRSQNVNINDKHIEIICSQMMRKVEIDSVGDSSFLPGEVVDKFQFKKENESLANSIKIADLGDVTDLKEGQVIGRDELAAMNERVEAIGGTSAKGKKPRPATAKTLLLGITKASLQSESFIAAASFQETTKVLTAASLSAKVDKLRGLKENVILGHLIPAGTAFKPHLDIKVKHLAEAPLPKEFAEIKGVEETEAKAEAAIKEALGIN; translated from the coding sequence ATGCTGGGAAATATATACGATCGCATTAACGATTATGGTTTGGTCAAGATTTCGCTGGCCAGTCCCAATGATATTCGCAGCTGGTCTTTCGGTGAGGTTCGCAAGCCCGAGACCATTAACTACCGTACGTATCGGCCGGAGAAGGACGGCTTGTTCTGCGAACGCATTTTCGGTCCTGAACGGGATTGGGAGTGCGCCTGCGGCAAATATAAAGGCACCAAATTCAAGGGGATAATTTGCGATCGCTGCGGTGTCAAAGTTACGCACAGCCGCGTTCGGCGCAAGCGAATGGGACATATCAATCTTGCTGCGCCGGTGGTACACATATGGTTTTTCAAGGCCATACCGAATCATCTCAGCACTCTTTTGGCAATGAAAGCGTTAGACCTGGAAAAAATAATTTACTTCCAGGATTACGTTGTTACCGACGCTGGCCAAAGTCCTTTAAAGCTTGGTCAACTTCTTAGCGAAGAAGAATACCGTGAGGCATTGAACAAATACGGTAACGCGTTTAAGGCGCTGATGGGCGCCGAAGCCATCAAGGCCCTGCTGACAAATCTTGACCTTGAGGCATTGAGCAATGAGCTTAGAGCCGCCGTAGTCAAGACCAACAGCAATCAGAAAATCAAAGACCTTACGAAACGTCTTAAGGTAGTCAATGCGATCAGGAGCAGTAGTAACAAGCAGGAGTGGATGGTGCTCGAAGTTGTTCCCGTTATTCCGCCGGATTTGCGTCCTTTGGTTCTTCTTGAAAGCGGCAACTTTGCAACCAGCGACCTTAATGACCTTTACAGACGAATTATCAATCGTAACAACCGATTGAAAAAGCTTATAGACCTCAATGCCCCCGAAGTGATTATCCGCAACGAAAAAAGAATGCTTCAACAGGCAGTTGATTCGCTGCTGGACAATAGCCGGTGCCGCAGGCCGGTCCTCGGCAGTAATAGCCGGCCATTGAAGAGCTTGACCGATATGATTAAGGGTAAGCAGGGTCGATTCCGCGAAAATCTGCTCGGCAAGCGCGTGGACTACTCAGCTCGTTCTGTGATTGTAGTAGGGCCTAATCTGAAGCTTTATCAGTGCGGCTTGCCGAAGAAAATAGCATTGGAGCTGTATCAGCCGTTCATTATTAGAAAACTTAAGCAGCACGGCCTTGCCGATACGATTAAAAGCGCCAAGAGAATAATCGAACGGCGGGATGAGCAGGTATGGGACATCTTGGAAGAGGCCATTCATCAGCATCCTGTATTACTGAACCGAGCGCCTACTCTTCATCGAATGGGTATTCAGGCCTTTGAACCGATTCTTGTGGAAGGTAACGCCATTATGCTTCATCCGCTGGCCTGCAGGGGTTTCAATGCCGACTTCGACGGTGACCAGATGGCCGTCCATTTGCCGCTGAGTGTCGAGGCACAAGCCGAAAGTCATACCTTGATGATGCCTACAAGCAACATTTTCTCACCGGCCAATGGTTCTCCGATGCTCGGGCCCTCCCAGGATATGGTTATGGGCAACTATTATTTAACTTCTATCAGCCCTGGTCAAAAAGGACAAGGGATGGCTTTTAGAAACACTTTCGAGGCTATGATGGCCTATGAAATGGGGAAAATCGCTTTGCACTCTATCATTAGCGTAAAGGTTAATAAACCGGTCAAGGGGTCTGAAGGCGTGGTTTTGAAAAAGGACTCGAAGCACAAACAGTCCAAGACTCAAAAAGAAGCGGTTCCGGAAACTAAAGCAGGTGAGGGACTCTCCGGCCAAATAATAGAGACAACGGTTGGAAGGTGTATTTTCAACGATATACTGCCAGATGAAATGCCGTTTTATAATACGACGATGTCGCAGGGCACTTTGAGCAGGGTTATTAGTGACTGTTTCGAATTTGCCGGCAGCGCTCAAACTGTAAATTTGCTTGATAAAATAAAGGACGTGGGTTTCAAACATGCCACGCTCGGCGGCTTGAGCTTTGGTCTTACCGACCTGAAAATACCGGTGAAGAAACAGGAAATTATCGACGAGACAGAGAAAAAGGTCAGTAAAATCCAGACCAATTATAATAATGGTGTTCTGACCGAGGGGGAAAGATACAATCAGGTCATCGATGCCTGGACGCATGCCCGTGTTGCCGTTACCGGCGAGATGATGCGTGCCCTTAGAGAAGATAAGAAGGAAGACGGCTCTCCATATTTGAACCCGATATACCTTATGAGTGATTCAGGTGCGAGAGGCAGTGTCGACCAGATTCAGCAGCTGGCAGGAATGCGAGCGTTAATGGCCAATCCAAGCGGTGAGATTATCGAGACCCCAATTAAGTCAAACTTCCGGGAGGGCTTGACTGTTCTTGAGTACTTCAGCTCAACGCACGGAGCCCGTAAAGGACTGGCTGATACCGCATTAAAGACCGCTAATTCCGGTTATCTTACCCGCAAACTAATCGATGTGGCGCAAAATGTAATTGTCACCGAGCGCGATTGCGGGACATTGCAGGGAATTACCAAAAGTGCAATCAGCAGAGGTGAGCAGGTTGATATACCGCTTACTCAACTTATTGTCGGCAGAACAGCCAGAGATAATATCCGCAACCCGATTACAGATGAAATGATTGTTCGTGAGAACGAAGTTATTACTCCCAAGGCAGCAGCGAAGATTGAAGCTTTGGGGCTTGATGCCATCAGAGTTAGAAGCCCTCTAACCTGTGACAGCACGTTCGGTATTTGTGCGAAGTGTTACGGCTGGGATATGAGCACCAGCCATCTTGTCGAAGAGGGCTCGGCAGTCGGCATTATTGCTGCACAGTCAATCGGCGAACCCGGCACGCAGCTGACACTGCGTACGTTCCATACCGGCGGTATCGCTGCGAGAGCCATACTTGAAAGCGGCCAGAAAGCGGGCTTTGAAGGAAAGGTTGAGTTCAGAAATTTGGGCGTTGTCGAAGACCCGCTGGATTCTTCCCGTACTTCGTCGAAAGATGAAGCATCTTCCAAGGAAAAGAAGCCTGTCAGGTCTAAAGGTGTCGTACTAAAGCGCAGCGGTGAACTTGCCATATTAGACCAAAAGGACCGTGAGCTTGAAAAGTATAAGGTGCCTTACGGCGCACTTATGCACATAGATGACGGACAGGATTGTGCTGTGGGTAAGCTTTTATTCTCCTGGGATCCGCACCGCACGCCGATTCTGGCTGAAGTTTCGGGGCAAATTGCGTTCGTAGATATTATAGAAGGCGAGACAGTTCGGCTTGAAGAAGAGCGAAAAGGTCAGCTTGGCGGTAAACGCGTAGTAATCGAGCATAAAGGAGATACGCATCCGCAAGTTATCATAGAAGATGCGGACGGCAAAATACTTGATGTCCACTATCTGCCTGCCGGGGCCAGGATTGAGGTTGACGAAGGCCAGCGTGTCCAGGCAGGCCAGTTGCTTGCTCATCAACCCAGGGCGGCCGCCGGGACTCAGGACATCACAGGTGGACTGCCTAGAGTTACTGAAGTATTTGAAGCGCGCAAACCCAAAGACCCTGCTGCAATGGCGGAAATCTCGGGCCGGGTCGAGTTGCGAAGCGATAAACGCAAAGGCAAAATGACAGTTATAGTTCGCGGCGCCGAATCGGGAATGGAGAAGGAACACCACATTCCGCGTGACAGGCACCTGAATGTTCACGCCGGAGATATGGCAGAGGCCGGCGACCCATTGACAGATGGACCGCTGGTTCCGCACGATATTCTGCGAATTAAAGGTGAAGAGGCATTGCAGAGGTATTTAATCGCAGAGATTCAAAATGTCTATCGTTCACAAAATGTGAATATCAACGACAAACACATTGAGATTATCTGCTCCCAAATGATGCGTAAAGTTGAGATTGATTCTGTTGGTGATAGTTCATTTCTGCCGGGTGAGGTTGTTGATAAGTTCCAGTTCAAAAAAGAGAATGAGAGCTTAGCCAATAGTATCAAGATAGCCGACCTCGGAGATGTTACCGATTTGAAGGAAGGTCAGGTTATCGGCCGCGACGAACTGGCTGCGATGAATGAAAGAGTTGAGGCAATCGGCGGCACAAGTGCAAAGGGGAAAAAGCCCAGACCCGCAACTGCCAAGACATTGCTTTTGGGAATAACAAAGGCTTCACTGCAGTCCGAAAGCTTCATTGCAGCGGCCAGTTTCCAGGAAACAACAAAGGTCTTGACTGCCGCTTCATTGTCTGCTAAAGTAGATAAGCTTCGCGGCTTAAAGGAAAACGTAATACTTGGTCATTTGATACCAGCCGGCACAGCTTTCAAGCCGCATCTTGACATTAAGGTCAAGCACCTTGCTGAAGCTCCGCTGCCGAAGGAGTTTGCAGAGATTAAAGGGGTTGAGGAGACCGAGGCAAAGGCAGAGGCTGCTATTAAGGAAGCTCTGGGAATTAATTGA